A single genomic interval of Bacillota bacterium harbors:
- a CDS encoding cell division protein ZapA has protein sequence MTVKDQGPVNDAEQTVTTEKVEICGDTYTIKGAVPAGCIRDLAADVDRRMRGLQEKYQGLPIHRVAVLVALNLAGELYQARKDNEELLRLLEEAR, from the coding sequence GTGACCGTCAAGGACCAAGGACCCGTCAACGATGCGGAACAGACTGTGACTACGGAAAAAGTAGAGATTTGTGGTGATACCTACACTATCAAGGGTGCGGTCCCCGCAGGGTGCATCCGGGACCTGGCCGCGGATGTGGATCGGCGGATGAGGGGGCTTCAGGAGAAATACCAGGGACTGCCTATCCATAGGGTGGCAGTCCTGGTGGCTTTGAATTTGGCCGGCGAATTGTATCAGGCCCGGAAGGACAACGAGGAGCTGTTGAGGCTGCTGGAGGAAGCTCGATGA
- a CDS encoding CvpA family protein, translating to MSWLDLLIIGFFLALGYRGFSEGFVLQFGKIGGPILGLLLAFMTYERWGATLSLYLNVPQALTGAGAFLLVSVGVTVGVGLLARWMQSSVQQARFGLCDRLFGALFGLLCAFILAGSFMAVIFGSNLHTLAKLGEVVETSGVAYQIFTLLPRMFGVVNRLLG from the coding sequence ATGAGCTGGCTAGATCTACTGATCATTGGCTTTTTTTTGGCCCTGGGGTATCGGGGCTTTTCTGAGGGTTTTGTCCTACAGTTCGGTAAGATCGGTGGTCCGATCTTGGGCCTGCTTTTGGCCTTTATGACCTACGAACGGTGGGGTGCGACCCTCTCCCTGTACCTAAATGTTCCCCAGGCCCTAACGGGAGCCGGTGCCTTCTTGTTGGTCAGTGTGGGTGTTACCGTCGGTGTGGGCCTTTTGGCCCGGTGGATGCAAAGCTCGGTGCAACAGGCCCGTTTCGGGCTCTGTGATCGGCTCTTTGGTGCGTTGTTCGGGCTTCTTTGTGCCTTCATCCTCGCCGGCAGTTTCATGGCCGTTATCTTTGGTTCAAATCTGCATACCTTGGCGAAACTAGGAGAGGTAGTGGAGACATCGGGGGTAGCGTACCAGATCTTTACCCTGTTGCCCCGCATGTTTGGGGTGGTGAACAGGTTACTGGGTTGA
- a CDS encoding phenylalanine--tRNA ligase subunit beta: MRLSYRWIKEYVDVDLPVDQLAARLTMSGVTVDRMEPMGTDFQGKVVVGKVLTVNPHPKADRLTLCQVEVGPGDVRRVVCGAPNVREGMLTAIALPGAHLPGGLEIKEAVIRGEASAGMLCSSRELGIDDAHEGIIELPETCVPGTSIEEVLHLDDVAIEIDIYANRPDLLSVIGVAREVAAMLGKEVKLPEPVFQESAEAIEQCTSVEVQAPDLCPRYCARLVRNVKIGPSPLWMQQYLRAAGMRPINNIVDITNFVMLETGQPLHAFDYDRLAEQRLVVRRAAPGEEMVTLDDVTRKLTEEDLVIADAKAPACIAGLMGGAHVEVTEETRNILLESANFKGASIRRTGRRLGLHSEAAARFEKGLPPEGTVYALERACQLMQELAGATVVAGMIDVNNVEEQPKTIHVRPAVVNKVLGTAIATEEMVNMLQRLEFGVEYDGEHLIVQVPSHRRDLGIEADIIEEVARLYGYDQIATTLPVTETVFAGQTQILVKQDQLREILTGCGLYEVLTYSFISPGDLAKLGDDLQVFGRDLHNVLTIANPLSEDQSVMRTSLVPGLLNTAQRNFARQAENVYLYELGRVFWPVASGKLPVEREMGAVLLSGLRPGTTWGQVPSEVDFFDLKGIMELILERLGAKGITFGPSQCPFLHPGRRSAILAGDECIGHFGQVHPQCAAEFDLERPVYVAEFDLEALIAHCDDTISYVGIARYPFVKRDLAFLVPNDLAADQVVQVIKEVGGSLVKEVQLFDVYTGKQIPAGYRSLAYGVTYQAEDRTLVDEEIVEIEKKIQERLEQLGVTLRQ; the protein is encoded by the coding sequence TTGCGGTTATCTTATCGATGGATTAAAGAATATGTGGACGTGGATTTGCCGGTGGACCAGTTGGCCGCAAGACTCACCATGAGCGGCGTTACGGTGGACCGGATGGAGCCCATGGGCACGGACTTCCAGGGTAAAGTGGTGGTGGGGAAGGTCCTGACAGTGAATCCCCATCCCAAGGCGGATCGGTTGACCCTTTGTCAGGTGGAAGTGGGCCCTGGGGATGTGCGGCGGGTGGTCTGTGGTGCTCCCAACGTGCGGGAAGGGATGCTGACGGCCATTGCCTTGCCCGGCGCCCATTTGCCAGGAGGATTAGAGATCAAGGAAGCAGTGATTCGGGGGGAAGCCTCGGCCGGTATGCTCTGTTCCTCCAGGGAATTGGGGATTGACGATGCGCACGAAGGGATCATTGAACTACCGGAGACCTGTGTGCCCGGTACCAGCATCGAAGAGGTCCTGCATCTGGACGATGTGGCCATTGAAATCGATATTTACGCTAACCGACCCGACCTTTTGAGCGTGATCGGCGTGGCTCGGGAAGTGGCCGCGATGCTGGGTAAGGAAGTGAAGTTGCCGGAGCCTGTTTTCCAGGAGTCCGCTGAGGCCATCGAACAATGCACCAGCGTGGAAGTGCAGGCACCGGATCTTTGCCCGCGGTACTGTGCCCGGCTGGTGCGGAACGTGAAGATTGGTCCTTCGCCTTTGTGGATGCAGCAGTATCTTCGGGCGGCGGGGATGCGGCCCATTAACAATATTGTGGATATTACTAACTTTGTGATGCTGGAGACCGGTCAGCCCCTCCATGCCTTCGACTACGACAGACTGGCCGAACAGAGACTGGTGGTCCGGCGGGCGGCTCCGGGAGAAGAGATGGTCACCCTAGACGATGTAACCCGGAAGTTGACCGAAGAGGACCTGGTGATCGCGGATGCTAAGGCCCCCGCCTGTATCGCGGGATTGATGGGTGGGGCCCACGTGGAGGTAACCGAGGAGACCAGGAATATCCTGCTGGAGTCTGCCAACTTCAAGGGAGCTAGTATCCGGCGCACGGGACGGCGCTTGGGTCTGCACAGTGAGGCGGCCGCCCGTTTTGAAAAGGGACTTCCTCCCGAGGGTACGGTTTATGCCCTAGAGCGGGCCTGTCAGTTGATGCAGGAGCTGGCCGGAGCCACGGTGGTGGCGGGCATGATCGACGTCAATAACGTGGAGGAGCAACCGAAGACCATCCATGTGCGGCCGGCGGTGGTGAACAAGGTCCTGGGTACAGCCATTGCAACCGAGGAAATGGTAAACATGCTCCAGCGGCTGGAGTTCGGGGTGGAGTATGATGGTGAGCACTTGATTGTCCAGGTGCCCAGCCACCGACGGGATCTGGGGATCGAGGCGGATATTATTGAGGAAGTAGCCCGCCTGTACGGGTATGATCAGATTGCCACCACCCTCCCTGTCACGGAGACGGTTTTTGCCGGACAGACCCAGATCCTTGTTAAGCAGGACCAGCTGCGGGAAATTCTCACCGGTTGCGGTCTTTACGAGGTCCTGACCTATAGCTTCATTAGTCCGGGGGACTTGGCGAAGTTAGGAGACGACTTGCAAGTATTTGGGCGGGATCTACACAACGTGCTCACCATTGCTAACCCTTTGAGTGAAGACCAGAGTGTGATGCGAACCAGTCTTGTGCCGGGCCTTTTGAATACGGCCCAAAGGAACTTTGCCCGCCAGGCGGAAAACGTATATCTATACGAATTGGGGCGGGTCTTCTGGCCAGTGGCCAGCGGTAAGTTGCCCGTGGAACGGGAGATGGGTGCGGTGCTGTTGAGTGGCCTGCGTCCGGGCACCACGTGGGGACAGGTGCCCAGCGAGGTAGATTTCTTTGATCTGAAAGGGATCATGGAACTCATCCTGGAACGACTGGGGGCAAAGGGAATCACCTTCGGACCCAGCCAGTGTCCCTTCCTGCATCCGGGACGACGCAGCGCCATCCTGGCCGGGGATGAATGTATCGGCCATTTTGGACAAGTGCATCCCCAGTGTGCGGCAGAATTCGACCTGGAGCGGCCGGTCTATGTGGCGGAATTCGATCTGGAGGCCTTGATCGCCCATTGCGACGATACCATTTCCTACGTGGGCATTGCCCGTTACCCCTTCGTAAAGAGGGATTTGGCCTTCCTGGTCCCTAATGATCTGGCGGCGGATCAAGTGGTCCAGGTGATCAAAGAGGTGGGCGGCTCCTTGGTGAAAGAGGTTCAATTGTTTGACGTGTATACCGGCAAGCAGATCCCCGCAGGCTACCGCAGTCTGGCCTATGGGGTGACCTATCAGGCGGAGGATCGGACCCTGGTTGATGAAGAGATTGTAGAGATCGAGAAGAAGATCCAGGAACGACTGGAGCAGTTGGGGGTAACTCTGCGACAGTAG
- the rpmI gene encoding 50S ribosomal protein L35 has protein sequence MPKLKTHRGAAKRFKKTATGKIKKNSNYRSHLLTGKSPKRKRRLRQPSYVSKADERRVKRMLPY, from the coding sequence ATGCCTAAGTTGAAGACACATCGGGGAGCAGCAAAACGCTTTAAGAAGACCGCTACGGGTAAGATCAAGAAGAATAGTAACTATCGTTCCCACTTGCTGACAGGGAAAAGCCCGAAGCGCAAGAGAAGACTGCGCCAGCCATCCTATGTGAGCAAAGCAGATGAGCGGCGCGTCAAGAGAATGCTGCCTTACTAG
- a CDS encoding NGG1p interacting factor NIF3, producing MKLGEMYRFAVEEGIKMDPRGRQTVEAELRRIREDFEKMSEEEKKYFDQERLTNPYADTRILNGDEEREIRTVLVGIDMEVGEVLLADRLREKGRPVDLVLAHHPEGTALARLYQVMHMHEELAAMLGVPINVAEGLLKERIDQVERSVLPTNHQRARDVARLLDLAMMCIHTPADNHVTTYLQQKFDQAQPYRVEDVLEVLLEEPEYQQAKRDEAGLKVVAGDKKRRAGKVFVDMTGGTGGSKDMFAKYADAGVGTMVCMHISEANLEEAKKAQINVVIAGHIASDSLGMNLLLDKMPDLEIIPCSGFLRYSRKK from the coding sequence ATGAAACTTGGTGAAATGTATCGTTTTGCCGTGGAAGAAGGAATCAAGATGGATCCCCGGGGTCGCCAGACCGTAGAGGCGGAGTTGCGACGCATCCGGGAAGACTTTGAAAAGATGTCGGAGGAAGAGAAGAAGTACTTCGACCAGGAGCGGTTGACCAACCCCTATGCCGATACCCGGATCCTCAACGGCGATGAGGAGCGGGAGATCCGCACGGTGCTGGTGGGGATCGATATGGAGGTGGGCGAGGTCCTTTTGGCGGATCGGCTCAGGGAAAAGGGCCGTCCCGTTGATCTTGTGTTGGCCCATCATCCGGAGGGCACGGCTTTAGCCCGTCTTTACCAGGTAATGCATATGCACGAGGAGTTGGCCGCCATGCTAGGGGTGCCCATCAATGTGGCGGAGGGGCTCCTTAAGGAACGGATCGACCAGGTGGAACGTTCGGTATTACCCACCAACCACCAGCGGGCCCGGGACGTGGCTCGGCTTTTAGATCTGGCTATGATGTGTATCCACACCCCCGCGGATAACCACGTTACCACCTATCTGCAGCAGAAGTTCGATCAAGCTCAGCCCTACCGCGTGGAAGATGTTCTGGAGGTTTTGCTTGAGGAGCCGGAGTATCAGCAGGCTAAGCGGGATGAGGCCGGTTTGAAAGTAGTGGCCGGAGACAAGAAGCGCCGGGCGGGCAAGGTTTTTGTGGATATGACTGGCGGCACTGGCGGTTCCAAAGACATGTTTGCTAAATACGCCGATGCCGGAGTAGGGACTATGGTTTGTATGCACATTTCGGAAGCTAATCTGGAAGAGGCTAAGAAGGCCCAGATCAATGTGGTGATCGCCGGGCATATCGCCAGCGACTCCCTGGGGATGAATCTGTTGTTGGA
- a CDS encoding RNA methyltransferase, which translates to MQQITSRQNQYVKTARLLKTRKGRLKEGKVLLEGVRLVDDALLVGNLHFCWALVTKEFLDSGQHQGLARRLQTRCPVFMITQDLMEDIADTQQPQGIAAVVEPPEYDLEACLGSHPLILIGDRIADPGNAGTIIRTAAAARASGVVFTPGSVDLYNPKCLRASMGAVFRIPICQEVAPAALVSLLQEHGITLYGATGQGASYYTEVDFRQAVAIALGSEAFGLSPQLESMVAERVAIPMGNGVESLNVAIAAGVLLYEAHRQRYCKG; encoded by the coding sequence GTGCAGCAGATTACTAGCCGGCAAAACCAGTACGTGAAAACTGCCCGTCTACTGAAGACCCGCAAAGGACGCCTCAAAGAGGGCAAGGTTCTCCTCGAGGGAGTCCGGTTGGTCGATGATGCTTTGCTGGTTGGTAATCTGCATTTTTGTTGGGCCCTGGTTACCAAAGAATTTTTGGATAGCGGTCAGCACCAAGGGTTGGCGCGAAGACTACAGACCCGCTGTCCAGTTTTTATGATTACCCAGGACCTCATGGAAGACATTGCCGATACACAACAGCCCCAAGGGATCGCCGCGGTGGTGGAACCGCCGGAATACGATCTGGAAGCCTGTCTCGGTTCCCATCCCTTGATTCTAATTGGTGATCGTATTGCCGACCCCGGCAATGCCGGGACCATCATTCGCACCGCGGCCGCCGCCCGGGCCAGCGGAGTGGTCTTCACCCCAGGCAGTGTGGACCTGTACAATCCCAAGTGTCTGCGGGCCAGCATGGGTGCTGTTTTTCGGATCCCCATCTGCCAGGAGGTGGCTCCGGCGGCCCTGGTGTCGTTACTCCAAGAGCACGGTATAACCCTCTATGGAGCCACAGGGCAGGGAGCTAGCTACTATACCGAAGTGGATTTCCGCCAGGCTGTGGCCATCGCCCTGGGTAGCGAGGCCTTTGGCCTTAGTCCCCAACTGGAGTCGATGGTCGCAGAAAGAGTTGCCATCCCTATGGGTAACGGTGTGGAGTCACTGAATGTGGCCATCGCCGCGGGAGTACTACTCTACGAGGCCCATCGGCAGCGATATTGTAAAGGGTAG
- a CDS encoding YqzL family protein produces the protein MSTADFFWKIFESTGSIVAYLLYKQLRTM, from the coding sequence ATGTCCACAGCTGATTTCTTTTGGAAGATCTTCGAATCGACCGGCTCCATCGTCGCGTATTTGTTATATAAACAACTGCGGACGATGTAA
- the polX gene encoding DNA polymerase/3'-5' exonuclease PolX gives MKGSTFVENIQLALLLEELALLLELTGVEAFKTRAYRRAAKSIQNLPEDVRLLHANNALRQIPGVGAGIAAKIDEWLRTGSIREQEELKSQFPPVLLELARIPGIGVKTARQLHETLGVTSLDDLARHLREGTIRQVPKLGPQAVARIQRGVEYHLQHRGRVLLAVAVLLERHLGDFCRRIPGVSRVEPTGALRRRRPLLTRVELLVAAEDPSGFWEEIEDYPSLDGAPQRDGGTIHLQAQGLVAQIQVVPPEQFPFRWYETSGSPGHLAQVAQVAAQRGISFPDGKSIAFAAGETRPITVEADIYHSLGLPWIPPELREGREEVAQALAGELPHLVERGDLQGDLHLHSHYSDGTVSIKEMALAAKAAGLSYLAVCDHSQSLKIARGLTPQQLRQQRQEIAQVNGELDGFTVLAGIEVDILPDGTLDLPDEVLGELDLVVASVHQHFNLNRKEMTRRILRAMENPHVDIIGHVTGRLLGRRSGYEVDVEEVLQAAARTGTVLEINSHPERLDLDETHVREGLRLGVKFAINSDAHAPVQLGYLTYGLWVARRAGLSCVDVVNCWPLEQLRAFLRKE, from the coding sequence TTGAAGGGGAGTACCTTTGTGGAGAATATTCAGTTAGCTTTGTTGTTGGAAGAGCTAGCGTTGCTGTTGGAACTGACCGGTGTAGAGGCGTTCAAAACCAGGGCCTATCGCCGGGCGGCAAAAAGCATTCAGAATTTACCAGAAGATGTTCGGCTCTTGCACGCCAATAACGCCCTCCGTCAGATTCCTGGCGTGGGTGCCGGTATTGCAGCTAAGATCGATGAATGGTTGCGCACAGGAAGCATCCGGGAACAGGAAGAGTTGAAATCCCAGTTTCCTCCTGTTCTCCTGGAACTGGCCCGAATTCCAGGGATCGGGGTGAAGACCGCCCGGCAATTGCATGAGACCTTGGGGGTCACCTCCCTCGACGATCTAGCCCGACACCTGCGGGAGGGTACGATCAGGCAGGTTCCCAAGCTCGGTCCCCAGGCAGTGGCTCGGATCCAAAGGGGGGTGGAGTACCATCTGCAACACCGGGGGCGGGTGTTGCTGGCGGTCGCGGTGCTCTTAGAACGACATCTGGGGGACTTTTGCCGCCGGATTCCCGGTGTATCCCGGGTTGAGCCCACGGGGGCCCTGCGACGGCGACGGCCTTTGCTTACCCGGGTGGAGTTGTTGGTGGCCGCCGAGGACCCTTCGGGCTTTTGGGAGGAAATTGAGGACTACCCTTCTTTGGACGGTGCCCCCCAACGGGATGGCGGTACAATCCACCTACAGGCCCAAGGCTTGGTCGCTCAAATCCAGGTTGTCCCACCGGAGCAGTTTCCCTTCCGTTGGTATGAGACTTCTGGAAGCCCCGGTCATCTGGCCCAGGTGGCCCAAGTGGCGGCGCAACGGGGAATCTCCTTTCCCGATGGCAAGAGCATTGCCTTTGCCGCGGGCGAAACGCGGCCAATTACTGTGGAGGCGGACATTTACCACAGTCTTGGCCTACCGTGGATTCCCCCGGAACTGCGCGAAGGGCGGGAAGAAGTGGCCCAAGCTTTGGCGGGAGAATTGCCGCATCTTGTCGAACGTGGCGATCTCCAAGGAGATTTGCACCTTCATTCCCACTACAGTGATGGTACCGTCAGTATCAAGGAGATGGCTTTGGCTGCTAAAGCGGCGGGGCTTTCCTATCTGGCGGTGTGTGATCATTCCCAGTCTCTGAAGATTGCCCGTGGCCTTACACCCCAGCAGCTTCGGCAGCAACGGCAGGAGATCGCTCAAGTCAACGGGGAGCTAGATGGTTTCACCGTGCTGGCCGGTATCGAGGTGGATATCCTACCCGACGGTACCCTGGATTTGCCCGATGAAGTCCTTGGCGAGCTAGATCTGGTGGTGGCTAGTGTCCACCAGCACTTCAACCTCAATCGGAAAGAGATGACCCGAAGGATCCTTCGCGCCATGGAAAACCCCCATGTGGATATTATCGGTCATGTAACCGGACGTTTGTTGGGGCGTAGGTCCGGCTATGAGGTGGACGTAGAGGAAGTGCTGCAGGCTGCAGCTCGCACCGGTACGGTACTAGAGATCAACAGCCATCCCGAACGGCTTGACTTGGATGAAACCCATGTCCGAGAGGGGCTTAGGCTGGGGGTGAAGTTCGCCATCAATAGCGATGCCCACGCCCCGGTACAATTGGGGTATTTGACCTATGGGTTGTGGGTGGCTCGCCGCGCGGGCCTTTCCTGTGTCGATGTGGTGAATTGCTGGCCCTTGGAGCAACTCCGGGCCTTTTTGCGCAAGGAATAA
- the pheS gene encoding phenylalanine--tRNA ligase subunit alpha has protein sequence MEDKIRTIVEEGAQEIRGATTLRELEELRVKYIGKKGVLTSLLRSIGQLDPAERPRMGQLVNQAREELEKVLAQWGEKLAERETQRRLMEEKVDITMPGRRPAFGTKHPLTQTLERIKRIFIGLGFEVVQGPEVELDYYNFEALNVPKDHPARDMQDTFYIEGEVLLRTQTSPVQIRVMEQKQPPIRIIAPGKVYRCDSDVTHSPMFHQVEGLAVAEDITFGDLKGTLAAFITQFFGPDTPVRFRPSYFPFTEPSAEVDIGCVICKGEGCRVCKNTGWLEVLGCGMVHPSVLRQVNYDPDQVTGFAFGMGVERLAMLSYQIDDIRLFFENDLRFLNQF, from the coding sequence GTGGAGGACAAGATTAGAACCATCGTCGAAGAGGGCGCACAGGAAATCCGTGGAGCCACGACCCTACGGGAGTTGGAGGAGCTCCGGGTGAAATACATAGGTAAGAAGGGCGTCCTCACCTCTTTATTGCGCAGCATTGGCCAATTGGATCCGGCAGAGCGGCCTAGGATGGGTCAACTGGTGAACCAGGCCCGGGAAGAACTGGAAAAGGTGCTGGCCCAGTGGGGGGAGAAATTGGCCGAGAGGGAGACCCAACGACGGCTGATGGAAGAAAAGGTGGATATCACCATGCCCGGCCGGCGTCCGGCCTTCGGTACTAAGCATCCTTTGACCCAGACCCTAGAAAGGATTAAGCGGATCTTCATTGGCTTAGGGTTCGAAGTGGTCCAGGGCCCCGAGGTGGAACTGGACTACTACAACTTCGAGGCTTTAAATGTGCCCAAGGACCATCCGGCCCGGGACATGCAGGACACCTTTTATATCGAAGGGGAAGTCCTACTTAGAACCCAGACTTCGCCGGTACAGATCCGGGTGATGGAGCAGAAACAGCCACCAATTCGTATCATCGCACCGGGCAAGGTGTACCGGTGCGATTCGGACGTTACCCATTCACCGATGTTTCACCAGGTGGAGGGGCTGGCGGTGGCGGAAGATATCACCTTCGGGGATCTGAAGGGGACCCTAGCGGCCTTTATCACGCAGTTCTTCGGCCCGGATACCCCTGTACGGTTCCGGCCTAGTTACTTTCCCTTTACGGAGCCTAGTGCCGAAGTGGACATCGGCTGTGTTATCTGTAAGGGGGAGGGCTGCCGGGTCTGTAAGAATACGGGCTGGCTGGAGGTATTGGGTTGTGGCATGGTCCATCCCAGTGTGTTGCGACAAGTGAACTACGACCCGGATCAGGTCACCGGGTTTGCCTTTGGCATGGGGGTGGAGCGACTGGCCATGCTCAGCTATCAGATCGATGATATTCGGTTGTTCTTCGAAAACGACTTGCGGTTCCTGAACCAGTTTTAG
- the rplT gene encoding 50S ribosomal protein L20 codes for MPRAKGGTVTRRRHKKVLKLAKGYWGRKSKIFRPANQAVMKSLSYAYRDRKVKKRDFRKLWIARINAGARNAGLSYNRFISGLRKAGVDINRKMLAELAVEDTAAFNELVALAKQSLES; via the coding sequence ATGCCACGGGCTAAAGGTGGAACAGTAACACGTAGACGACATAAGAAAGTACTCAAACTGGCCAAAGGTTATTGGGGCAGGAAGAGCAAGATTTTCCGTCCTGCAAACCAGGCCGTGATGAAATCGCTATCGTACGCATATCGCGACCGGAAGGTCAAGAAGCGGGATTTCCGGAAGCTGTGGATTGCCCGGATCAACGCCGGCGCCCGGAATGCTGGTTTGTCTTACAACCGCTTTATCAGTGGCCTGCGCAAAGCGGGAGTGGATATCAACCGCAAGATGTTGGCAGAGCTGGCGGTGGAAGATACTGCGGCCTTCAACGAGTTGGTGGCCCTAGCAAAGCAGAGTCTGGAGAGTTAA
- a CDS encoding translation initiation factor IF-3, translating into MTSITTKLRVNHEIRARQVRVVDSTGEQLGIMPLSQGLKLAEERGQDLVEVAPKAAPPVCRIMDYGKYKYEQSKREREARKKQKVINIKEVRMSPKIDDHDFDVRLRNAEKFLKAGDKVKVTVRFRGREIVHADLAGKRLQEFAQRLQEIGQIERAPVLEGRNMFMILAPVKDKQREAKNDA; encoded by the coding sequence GTGACGAGTATTACCACCAAATTAAGGGTTAACCATGAGATACGCGCTCGCCAAGTCCGCGTTGTTGATTCCACCGGTGAACAACTGGGAATCATGCCGTTATCCCAAGGACTGAAGTTGGCTGAAGAAAGAGGGCAAGATCTCGTTGAAGTGGCCCCGAAGGCTGCTCCGCCCGTGTGCAGGATCATGGATTACGGGAAGTACAAGTACGAGCAGTCCAAACGGGAGAGGGAAGCTCGGAAGAAGCAGAAGGTTATCAACATCAAAGAGGTTCGTATGAGCCCCAAGATCGATGACCATGACTTTGACGTGCGGCTGCGCAATGCCGAGAAGTTCCTGAAAGCAGGGGACAAGGTTAAAGTTACGGTGCGGTTCCGGGGCCGGGAGATTGTCCATGCAGACCTGGCAGGAAAACGACTGCAGGAGTTTGCACAAAGGTTACAGGAAATAGGACAGATTGAGCGCGCGCCGGTCCTGGAGGGCCGAAACATGTTCATGATTTTGGCGCCGGTCAAGGATAAGCAGAGGGAGGCAAAGAACGATGCCTAA